The proteins below come from a single Marinobacter bohaiensis genomic window:
- a CDS encoding bifunctional aconitate hydratase 2/2-methylisocitrate dehydratase, with product MLEEYRKHVEERAALGIPPKPLNAEQTAALVELLKNPPAGEEETLVYLLENRIPPGVDEAAYVKAAFLTAIVKDEASSPLLSKEKAVELLGMMQGGYNIATLVELLDNADLAELAGEKLKKTLLMFDAFNDVKDRMDAGNAVAKSVIESWANAEWFTSKKKVPESIKMVVFKVTGETNTDDLSPAPDAWSRPDIPLHARAMYKMERDGLTPEEPGVTGPIKQIEDIQSKGLPVAFVGDVVGTGSSRKSGTNSVLWYFGEDIPGVPNKRAGGVCIGNKVAPIFFNTMEDAGALVFEAPVDDMNMGDVIDIRPYEGKILNEAGETISEFGFKSEVILDEVQAGGRIPLIIGRGLTNKAREALGLGATDTFRLPKDPEAGTKGFTLAQKMVGKACGLEEGKGVRPGTYCEPEMTTVGSQDTTGPMTRDELKDLACLGFQSDLVMQSFCHTAAYPKPVDVEMQHTMPDFIQTRGGVALRPGDGIIHSWLNRMLLPDTVGTGGDSHTRFPMGISFPAGSGLVAFAAATGVMPLDMPESVLVRFKGEMQPGITLRDLVHAIPLYGIKQGMLTVEKKGKINEFSGRILEIEGLEHLTVEQAFELSDASAERSAAGCTINLSEDSVAEYLRSNIVMLRWMIAEGYGDPRTLERRAQKMEEWLANPSLMRADKDAEYSHVIEIDLADIKEPIVCCPNDPDDAKVLSDVAGDKVDEVFIGSCMTNIGHFRAAGKLLEQHKGALSTRLWMSPPTKMDQEQLMEEGYFNTYGTAGVRTEMPGCSLCMGNQARVAPKSTVLSTSTRNFPNRLGDGANVYLTSAELAAVGAVLGKLPSPEEYMEYAKDLNSMSKEIYRYLNFDQMENYTKKAAEATVA from the coding sequence GTGTTAGAAGAGTATCGCAAACACGTTGAAGAACGCGCGGCGCTGGGCATTCCTCCCAAGCCTCTGAATGCCGAGCAGACTGCTGCTCTGGTTGAACTCCTGAAAAACCCGCCCGCCGGCGAGGAAGAAACGCTGGTTTACCTGCTGGAAAACCGCATTCCGCCGGGCGTGGACGAAGCCGCCTACGTCAAGGCCGCTTTCCTGACGGCCATCGTCAAAGACGAAGCCTCTTCCCCGCTGCTGAGCAAGGAAAAGGCCGTCGAGCTGCTGGGCATGATGCAGGGTGGCTACAACATCGCCACACTGGTCGAGCTGCTGGACAACGCTGACCTGGCCGAACTGGCCGGTGAGAAGCTGAAGAAAACCCTGCTGATGTTCGACGCGTTCAACGACGTGAAGGACCGGATGGACGCCGGCAACGCCGTGGCCAAGTCCGTCATCGAATCCTGGGCCAACGCCGAGTGGTTCACCAGCAAGAAGAAAGTACCTGAAAGCATCAAGATGGTCGTGTTCAAGGTGACCGGTGAAACCAACACCGATGACCTGTCCCCGGCCCCGGATGCCTGGTCCCGCCCGGACATCCCGCTGCACGCCCGCGCCATGTACAAGATGGAGCGTGACGGCCTGACCCCGGAAGAGCCCGGCGTGACCGGTCCGATCAAGCAGATCGAGGACATCCAGTCCAAAGGCCTGCCGGTTGCCTTCGTCGGCGACGTCGTGGGCACCGGTTCCTCCCGTAAGTCCGGTACCAACTCGGTACTGTGGTACTTCGGCGAAGACATCCCGGGCGTGCCGAACAAGCGTGCCGGTGGTGTCTGTATCGGTAACAAGGTGGCTCCGATCTTCTTCAACACCATGGAAGACGCCGGCGCCCTGGTTTTCGAGGCTCCGGTCGACGACATGAACATGGGCGACGTCATCGACATCCGCCCGTACGAAGGCAAGATCCTGAACGAAGCCGGTGAGACCATCTCCGAGTTCGGCTTCAAGTCCGAAGTGATCCTGGACGAAGTTCAGGCCGGCGGTCGTATCCCGCTGATCATCGGTCGCGGTCTGACCAACAAGGCCCGCGAAGCACTGGGGCTGGGCGCTACGGACACCTTCCGTCTGCCGAAAGATCCGGAAGCCGGCACCAAGGGCTTCACCCTGGCCCAGAAGATGGTCGGCAAGGCCTGCGGCCTGGAAGAAGGCAAAGGCGTCCGTCCGGGCACCTACTGCGAGCCGGAAATGACCACCGTCGGCTCCCAGGACACCACCGGCCCGATGACCCGGGACGAGCTGAAAGACCTGGCCTGCCTGGGCTTCCAGTCTGACTTGGTCATGCAGTCCTTCTGTCACACCGCGGCCTATCCGAAGCCGGTCGACGTGGAAATGCAGCACACCATGCCGGACTTCATCCAGACCCGTGGCGGTGTCGCCCTGCGTCCGGGTGACGGCATCATCCACTCCTGGCTGAACCGCATGCTGCTGCCGGACACCGTCGGTACCGGTGGTGACTCCCACACCCGTTTCCCGATGGGCATCTCCTTCCCGGCCGGTTCCGGCCTGGTGGCGTTTGCCGCGGCGACCGGCGTGATGCCGCTGGACATGCCGGAATCCGTTCTGGTTCGTTTCAAGGGCGAAATGCAGCCGGGCATCACCCTGCGTGACCTGGTCCACGCCATTCCGCTCTACGGCATCAAGCAAGGCATGCTGACCGTCGAGAAGAAAGGCAAGATCAACGAGTTCTCCGGTCGTATCCTGGAGATCGAAGGTCTGGAGCACCTGACCGTCGAGCAGGCGTTCGAGCTGTCTGACGCCTCCGCCGAGCGTTCCGCGGCCGGTTGTACCATCAACCTGTCCGAAGACTCCGTGGCCGAGTACCTGCGCTCCAACATCGTTATGCTGCGCTGGATGATTGCCGAAGGTTACGGCGATCCGCGGACCCTGGAGCGTCGTGCCCAGAAGATGGAAGAGTGGCTGGCCAACCCGAGCCTGATGCGCGCCGACAAGGACGCCGAGTACTCTCACGTCATCGAGATCGACCTGGCCGACATCAAGGAGCCGATCGTCTGCTGCCCGAACGACCCGGACGACGCCAAGGTGCTGTCCGACGTCGCCGGCGACAAGGTGGACGAAGTGTTCATCGGTTCCTGCATGACCAACATCGGTCACTTCCGGGCCGCGGGTAAGCTGCTGGAGCAACACAAGGGCGCCCTGAGCACCCGTCTGTGGATGTCTCCGCCGACCAAGATGGACCAGGAGCAGCTGATGGAAGAAGGCTACTTCAACACCTACGGCACCGCCGGTGTGCGCACCGAGATGCCGGGCTGCTCCCTGTGCATGGGTAACCAGGCGCGGGTCGCACCGAAGTCCACGGTCCTGTCCACCTCCACCCGTAACTTCCCGAACCGCCTCGGTGATGGTGCCAACGTGTACCTGACCTCCGCCGAGCTGGCCGCGGTGGGTGCGGTACTGGGCAAACTCCCCTCTCCGGAGGAATACATGGAGTACGCCAAGGACCTGAACAGCATGTCGAAAGAGATCTATCGCTATCTCAACTTCGACCAGATGGAGAACTACACCAAGAAGGCCGCCGAAGCCACCGTGGCTTGA
- the miaE gene encoding tRNA-(ms[2]io[6]A)-hydroxylase, whose amino-acid sequence MQAALDEIHQFLPCRTPDQWIADALDNPELMLIDHAHCEKKAASTALSLMYRYVDNTDLLNKMSRLAREELRHFEQVLAIMKKRGVTYDHLTPARYAAGLRKEVRSEDPGRLVDVLIVGAIIEARSCERFAALAPHLDERLSEFYSSLLKSEARHYQDYLKLAAQAAGGPIDDRVATFLAIEKDLIEQPDTEFRFHSGPVGGA is encoded by the coding sequence ATGCAAGCTGCCCTCGACGAAATTCATCAATTCCTGCCCTGTCGCACGCCCGATCAGTGGATCGCTGACGCCCTGGACAACCCGGAGCTGATGCTGATCGATCACGCCCATTGCGAAAAGAAGGCCGCGTCGACGGCGCTGAGTCTCATGTACCGCTACGTCGACAACACGGACCTGCTCAATAAGATGTCCCGGCTGGCGCGGGAAGAGCTGCGGCACTTCGAGCAGGTGCTGGCGATCATGAAGAAACGCGGGGTGACCTACGACCACCTGACCCCGGCGCGCTATGCCGCGGGGTTGCGCAAGGAAGTGCGTTCCGAGGATCCGGGGCGTCTGGTGGATGTGCTGATCGTTGGCGCCATCATCGAGGCGCGCTCCTGCGAGCGATTTGCCGCGCTGGCGCCCCATCTGGACGAGCGTTTGTCTGAGTTCTACTCCAGCCTACTCAAATCCGAGGCACGTCACTACCAGGATTACCTGAAGTTGGCCGCCCAGGCGGCGGGCGGGCCCATCGATGATCGCGTGGCCACCTTTCTGGCCATTGAGAAAGACCTGATTGAACAGCCGGATACCGAGTTCCGCTTTCACAGCGGTCCGGTGGGCGGCGCCTGA
- a CDS encoding LysR family transcriptional regulator, whose translation MRYTFRQLEVFLAAANTQNITRAAESLAMSQSAASSALKELESQFEIQLFDRIGKRLQLNELGRLFRPQVEALLSQARELELSLNRHTEVGALKVGATLTIGNYLAVGVMARYMKAQPHAKVSLEVANTSTVARRVRDFELDIGLIEGELQSDELEVIPWRPDELVVFCSPDHPLAQSPNLSDRELVDATWIMREPGSGTRQTFERGMHGILPDLNILLELEHTEAIKRAVEANLGIGCLSRVCLADAFRRGSLIPLAVPDYRKFDRQFYFILHRQKYRSAGIGRWIELCRAL comes from the coding sequence ATGCGCTACACCTTCCGACAACTCGAGGTTTTTCTGGCCGCCGCCAACACCCAGAACATCACGCGGGCCGCGGAATCCCTGGCCATGTCCCAGTCCGCGGCCAGCAGTGCGCTCAAGGAACTGGAGTCACAGTTCGAGATCCAGCTGTTTGATCGTATCGGTAAACGCTTACAGCTCAATGAGCTCGGACGCCTGTTCCGCCCGCAGGTGGAAGCCCTGCTGTCCCAGGCGCGGGAACTGGAACTCTCGCTCAACCGGCATACCGAGGTGGGCGCCCTCAAGGTGGGCGCCACCCTGACCATCGGCAACTACCTGGCCGTCGGCGTGATGGCCCGCTACATGAAAGCGCAGCCCCACGCCAAAGTGTCCCTGGAAGTGGCGAACACCAGCACCGTGGCGCGCCGGGTCCGGGATTTCGAACTGGACATCGGGCTGATCGAAGGGGAGCTGCAATCGGACGAGCTGGAAGTCATTCCCTGGCGACCGGACGAGCTGGTGGTGTTCTGCTCGCCGGATCATCCGCTGGCCCAATCTCCCAATCTCAGCGACCGCGAGCTGGTTGATGCCACCTGGATCATGCGCGAACCGGGCTCCGGCACGCGGCAAACCTTCGAGCGGGGCATGCACGGCATCCTGCCCGACCTGAACATCCTGCTGGAGCTCGAACACACCGAGGCCATCAAGCGCGCGGTGGAGGCCAACCTGGGCATCGGCTGCCTGTCCCGTGTCTGCCTGGCCGACGCCTTCCGGCGTGGCAGCCTGATCCCCCTGGCGGTGCCCGACTACCGCAAGTTCGACCGCCAGTTCTACTTCATCCTGCACCGGCAGAAATACCGCAGTGCCGGCATCGGCCGCTGGATCGAGCTCTGCCGTGCGTTGTAG
- a CDS encoding ferredoxin--NADP reductase yields MSNMNRETVTSVRHWNDTLFSFTTSRDPGFRFKNGHFIMIGLEQEGKPLMRAYSIASANYEEELEFFSIKVPDGPLTSKLQKIEVGDEILVSRKPTGTLVVDHLLPGRNLYLISTGTGLAPFLSIIKDPEVYERFDKVIVTHGVRYVSELAYQDEISSLPDNEYFGEMVQGKLLYYPTVTREDFRNQGRLTDLMESGKLMSDLGLPAFNKEDDRFMICGSPSMLKDTCAILDAQGFEEARQGDLGHYVIERAFVER; encoded by the coding sequence ATGAGCAATATGAATCGTGAGACGGTTACCAGCGTCCGCCATTGGAACGACACACTGTTCAGCTTTACGACCAGTCGGGATCCCGGTTTCCGCTTCAAGAACGGTCACTTCATCATGATCGGTCTGGAGCAGGAAGGTAAGCCGCTGATGCGCGCCTACAGCATCGCCAGCGCCAACTATGAAGAAGAGCTGGAGTTCTTCTCCATCAAGGTGCCCGATGGCCCGCTGACCTCCAAGCTGCAGAAAATCGAGGTGGGTGATGAGATCCTGGTCAGCCGCAAGCCGACCGGCACACTGGTGGTGGATCACCTGCTGCCGGGTCGTAACCTGTACCTGATCAGCACCGGCACCGGCCTGGCGCCGTTCCTGAGCATCATCAAGGATCCGGAAGTCTACGAGCGCTTCGATAAGGTCATCGTGACCCACGGCGTGCGCTACGTCTCCGAATTGGCCTACCAGGACGAGATCAGCAGCCTGCCGGACAACGAGTACTTCGGCGAAATGGTGCAGGGCAAGCTGCTTTATTACCCGACGGTCACCCGCGAAGACTTCCGCAACCAGGGGCGTCTGACGGACCTGATGGAAAGCGGCAAGCTCATGTCCGATCTGGGTCTGCCGGCCTTCAACAAGGAAGACGACCGCTTCATGATCTGCGGCAGCCCGAGCATGCTCAAAGACACCTGCGCCATCCTGGATGCCCAGGGCTTCGAGGAAGCGCGCCAGGGTGATCTTGGTCACTACGTTATCGAGCGGGCCTTCGTCGAGCGCTAG
- a CDS encoding UDP-2,3-diacylglucosamine diphosphatase, with protein sequence MTTLFISDLHLEEERRDITDAFLGFLKDRAIHAETLYILGDFFEAWIGDDERTPLQEEVASALREVTDAGVKLFLMHGNRDFLIGEDYCDRVGGTLLDDPTVVDLYGTPTLLMHGDSLCTADVEYQKFRANMRNRQWQAMFLQRPLEDRQLVARQLREMSMAKNQGKKEDIMDVTPDEVVRVMEEHGVQRLIHGHTHRPAIHDLQASGQPAKRYVLGDWDSHVWWIEVGPNQAPELKKEAFR encoded by the coding sequence GTGACCACGCTATTCATTTCAGACCTGCACCTGGAAGAAGAGCGTCGGGACATCACCGACGCCTTCCTCGGCTTCCTGAAAGACAGGGCCATCCACGCCGAAACCCTCTACATTCTCGGGGATTTCTTCGAGGCCTGGATCGGTGATGACGAGCGGACGCCGCTGCAGGAAGAAGTCGCCAGCGCCCTGCGCGAGGTGACCGACGCCGGCGTCAAGCTGTTCCTGATGCACGGCAACCGGGACTTCCTGATCGGCGAGGACTACTGCGACCGGGTCGGCGGCACCCTGCTGGACGATCCGACGGTGGTGGACCTCTACGGCACCCCCACCCTGCTGATGCACGGCGACAGCCTCTGCACCGCGGACGTGGAGTACCAGAAGTTCCGAGCCAACATGCGCAACCGGCAGTGGCAGGCCATGTTCCTGCAGCGCCCGCTGGAAGACCGGCAACTGGTCGCGCGCCAGCTGCGCGAGATGAGCATGGCCAAGAACCAGGGCAAGAAGGAAGACATCATGGATGTCACGCCAGACGAAGTGGTCCGCGTCATGGAGGAGCACGGCGTGCAGCGCCTGATCCACGGTCACACCCACCGCCCGGCGATTCATGACCTGCAGGCCAGTGGCCAGCCGGCCAAGCGCTATGTACTGGGTGACTGGGATTCCCATGTGTGGTGGATAGAAGTCGGCCCGAATCAGGCGCCGGAACTCAAGAAGGAAGCCTTCCGCTGA
- a CDS encoding peptidylprolyl isomerase — MILLKTNHGDIKIELDHDKAPNTAANFEQYVRDGFYDGLIFHRVIGNFMVQGGGFEPGMVPRKTRDSIRNEANNGLSNMIGAVSMARTMDPHSATAQFFINVENNGFLDHTAETAEGWGYCVFGKVVEGMETVNSIRAVRTTMRQGHQDVPAEDVVIESAQVLEDGDAA, encoded by the coding sequence ATGATTCTGCTGAAAACCAACCACGGTGACATCAAGATTGAACTGGACCACGACAAGGCCCCCAACACCGCGGCGAACTTCGAACAGTACGTTCGCGACGGCTTTTACGACGGCCTGATCTTCCACCGTGTGATCGGCAACTTCATGGTTCAGGGCGGCGGCTTCGAACCGGGCATGGTACCCCGCAAGACCCGCGACTCGATTCGCAACGAAGCCAACAATGGCCTGAGCAACATGATCGGCGCCGTCTCCATGGCCCGTACCATGGATCCGCATTCCGCCACCGCGCAGTTCTTCATCAACGTGGAGAACAACGGCTTCCTCGACCACACCGCGGAAACCGCCGAAGGCTGGGGCTACTGCGTGTTCGGAAAAGTCGTCGAAGGCATGGAGACCGTAAACAGCATCCGCGCCGTGCGCACCACCATGCGCCAGGGACACCAGGACGTTCCGGCCGAAGACGTGGTCATCGAATCCGCCCAGGTCCTGGAGGACGGAGACGCAGCGTGA
- a CDS encoding glutamine--tRNA ligase/YqeY domain fusion protein: MSAESRKANNFIQNLIEEAIASGQHQGKVVTRFPPEPNGYLHIGHAKSICLNFGIAETFDGQCTLRFDDTNPEKESQEYIDAITRDVSWLGCEWEGDVRFASDYFDAIYDFAVELIEKGKAYVCELTAEEMNEYRGSLKEPGRDSPHRDRPIEDNLRLFREMRDGKHEGGSLVLRAKIDMASPNINLRDPILYRIRYASHHQTGDTWCIYPMYDFTHPISDAMEGVTHSLCTLEFEDHRPLYDWVIDNISAPCKPRQIEFARLNLNYTITSKRKLKRLVDEGFVESWDDPRMPTISGMRRRGYTPQSLRSFCDMIGINKAGGTVDVGMLEHAIREDLNARAPRAMCVMRPLKVTLTNYPEGEGETLTLPVHPQDPEMGTREVPWTRTLYIDREDFAEEPPRKWKRLAPDQAVRLRGGYVMTCKDIVRDDSGEIVELRCEYDPATLGVNPEGYKPNGVIHWVSAEDSVEADVYLYDRLFNHEAPDSDKDVDFVTHINSENLVVQEGVRVEKSLAQARNDIPYQFEREGYFFLDELRSGTDRPVFNRTVTLRDSWAKAKK, encoded by the coding sequence ATGAGCGCAGAATCCCGAAAAGCCAACAACTTTATCCAGAACCTGATCGAAGAAGCCATTGCCAGCGGTCAGCATCAGGGCAAGGTGGTGACGCGGTTCCCGCCCGAGCCCAATGGATATCTGCACATCGGCCACGCCAAATCCATCTGCCTGAATTTCGGCATTGCCGAAACATTTGACGGGCAATGTACACTGCGCTTTGACGATACCAACCCCGAGAAAGAGTCCCAGGAATACATCGATGCCATCACGCGCGATGTCAGCTGGCTGGGCTGCGAGTGGGAAGGTGATGTGCGCTTTGCGTCCGACTATTTCGACGCCATCTACGACTTCGCCGTCGAGTTGATCGAGAAGGGCAAGGCCTACGTCTGCGAGCTGACCGCCGAGGAAATGAACGAGTATCGTGGGTCCCTCAAGGAGCCGGGGCGCGACAGCCCGCACCGGGACCGCCCGATCGAGGACAACCTGCGCCTGTTCCGGGAGATGCGTGACGGCAAGCACGAGGGCGGTTCCTTGGTGCTGCGTGCCAAGATCGACATGGCGTCGCCGAACATCAACCTGCGCGATCCGATCCTGTACCGGATTCGCTACGCGTCCCATCACCAGACCGGGGACACGTGGTGCATCTACCCGATGTACGATTTCACCCATCCGATCTCGGATGCGATGGAAGGCGTGACCCACTCGCTGTGCACCCTGGAATTCGAGGACCATCGTCCGCTCTACGATTGGGTGATCGACAACATCTCGGCGCCGTGCAAGCCGCGCCAGATCGAGTTCGCGCGGCTCAACCTGAACTACACCATCACCAGTAAGCGCAAGCTCAAGCGGCTGGTGGATGAAGGCTTTGTCGAGTCCTGGGACGACCCGCGGATGCCGACCATCTCCGGAATGCGTCGTCGCGGCTATACGCCGCAGTCGCTGCGCAGCTTCTGCGACATGATCGGTATCAACAAGGCCGGCGGCACCGTCGACGTGGGCATGCTCGAACACGCGATCCGCGAGGACCTGAACGCTCGGGCGCCGCGTGCCATGTGCGTGATGCGTCCCCTTAAAGTGACGCTGACCAACTACCCGGAAGGCGAGGGCGAGACGCTGACACTGCCAGTGCATCCGCAGGACCCGGAAATGGGCACCCGCGAGGTGCCCTGGACCCGCACGCTCTACATCGACCGCGAGGATTTCGCCGAGGAGCCGCCGCGCAAGTGGAAGCGTCTGGCGCCGGATCAGGCGGTGCGCCTGCGCGGCGGCTACGTCATGACCTGCAAGGACATCGTGCGTGACGACAGCGGCGAGATCGTCGAGCTGCGCTGCGAATACGATCCGGCCACCCTCGGTGTGAATCCGGAAGGCTACAAGCCCAATGGCGTGATTCACTGGGTGTCCGCGGAGGACAGCGTCGAGGCCGACGTCTACCTGTACGACCGCCTGTTCAACCACGAGGCGCCGGACAGCGACAAGGACGTGGATTTCGTCACCCACATCAACAGCGAGAACCTGGTCGTCCAGGAAGGGGTGCGCGTCGAGAAGAGCCTGGCGCAGGCGCGCAACGACATTCCGTACCAGTTCGAGCGGGAAGGTTATTTCTTCCTGGACGAGCTGCGCTCCGGCACCGATCGACCCGTTTTCAACCGCACGGTCACCCTGCGTGACTCCTGGGCCAAAGCCAAAAAGTAA
- the cysS gene encoding cysteine--tRNA ligase, with protein sequence MESDNVIEVYNTLTQKKEPLKTLEPGKVRMYVCGMTVYDFCHLGHARVLVAFDVITRYLRAQGYDVTYVRNITDVDDKILRRAEENGEAFTALTERMIDAMHEDERKLGVMAPDQEPRATGHIDDMLRMIETLIDKGFAYAADNGDVYFAVEQFEGYGKLSKKKLEDLVAGARVDVSEVKRSPADFALWKAAGDDEASWPSPWGAGRPGWHIECSAMSTCCLGETFDIHGGGPDLMFPHHENEIAQSEAATGKPYVHYWMHAGAVRVNKEKMSKSLGNFFTIREILEKYPAEVVRYFLVSSHYRSQVDYSEDNLAEASSALSRLYQALRGLAPVADAPEGEFDERFHAAMADDFNTAGANTVLHAVASEINRLRRDGDDQKAAELAGVLVRLGDVLGLLQQDPEAFFQADAGEGPTADDIEALIEARAEARRNRDFAEADRIRDELAEQGVILDDSREGTSWRRA encoded by the coding sequence ATGGAATCCGACAACGTGATTGAAGTCTACAACACCCTGACGCAGAAAAAGGAACCCCTGAAGACGCTGGAACCCGGCAAGGTGCGCATGTACGTGTGCGGCATGACGGTGTATGACTTCTGTCACCTGGGGCACGCGCGGGTACTGGTGGCGTTCGACGTGATCACCCGGTACCTGCGCGCCCAGGGATACGACGTGACCTACGTGCGCAACATCACCGACGTGGACGACAAGATCCTGCGCCGGGCGGAGGAAAACGGCGAGGCGTTCACCGCGCTGACCGAGCGCATGATCGACGCCATGCATGAGGATGAGCGCAAGCTGGGCGTGATGGCGCCGGATCAGGAGCCGCGCGCCACTGGCCACATCGACGACATGCTGCGCATGATCGAGACTCTCATCGACAAGGGTTTCGCCTACGCGGCCGACAACGGTGACGTCTACTTTGCGGTGGAGCAGTTCGAAGGCTACGGCAAACTGTCCAAGAAAAAGCTGGAAGATCTGGTGGCCGGGGCCCGCGTGGACGTCTCCGAGGTGAAGCGCAGTCCGGCAGATTTTGCCCTCTGGAAGGCGGCCGGTGACGACGAGGCCAGTTGGCCGTCTCCCTGGGGCGCGGGGCGTCCGGGCTGGCACATCGAGTGCTCGGCCATGTCCACCTGCTGCCTGGGTGAGACCTTCGATATCCACGGCGGGGGCCCGGACCTGATGTTCCCGCATCACGAGAACGAGATCGCCCAGTCGGAAGCGGCGACCGGCAAGCCCTATGTGCACTACTGGATGCACGCCGGCGCGGTGCGCGTGAACAAGGAGAAGATGTCCAAGTCCCTGGGCAATTTCTTCACCATCCGCGAAATCCTGGAGAAGTACCCGGCCGAGGTGGTCCGTTACTTCCTGGTGTCGAGCCACTACCGCAGTCAGGTGGATTATTCCGAGGACAACCTGGCTGAAGCGTCCAGTGCCCTGAGCCGTCTCTACCAGGCGCTGCGCGGCCTGGCGCCCGTTGCGGATGCACCCGAGGGTGAGTTCGACGAGCGTTTCCATGCTGCCATGGCCGATGACTTCAACACCGCCGGCGCCAATACGGTACTGCATGCCGTGGCGTCCGAGATCAACCGTCTGCGCCGCGATGGTGACGATCAGAAGGCGGCGGAGCTGGCCGGCGTACTGGTTCGGCTGGGTGATGTCCTGGGTCTTCTGCAGCAGGATCCTGAGGCGTTTTTCCAGGCGGATGCCGGCGAAGGGCCGACGGCTGACGACATCGAGGCTTTGATTGAAGCTCGCGCCGAAGCCCGGCGTAATCGCGATTTTGCCGAAGCCGACCGCATCCGGGATGAGTTGGCGGAACAGGGCGTTATCCTGGACGATTCCCGTGAGGGAACCTCCTGGCGCCGTGCATGA